The following proteins are encoded in a genomic region of Phaeodactylum tricornutum CCAP 1055/1 chromosome 1, whole genome shotgun sequence:
- a CDS encoding predicted protein — translation MKPLTLVLWAARSATVVAFVVPKTASSVFLTPHRDATTTTTRDTPDPGTRLDAEKIPWTSDFDDFPSDNSSGNNNQDDDDALETSFRTLFASKQDKDRTAIQSRQLSLGKDLVLENFVGTLGFDEVTDWEYYYPEEDGDDRRVVQPNPFDSSQPKRTRTSSGSVVRIFRGELVGPLGALVSAQGNDKRVLVKEYTGTLALALAQAELECVAQLQSKLVDENWSKEASARSVASRLDNGRLASLVPKLKRGKFLGILGEVNLAELEDDWDPNEFYRALGVQPPKPDAIWVVSEYAGLASLQAYTSQTPQQRWASLPPAKGLFGNLIPPAPLPSWEARAKYIVNGIFQQAVMAIADLHEAGFVHRSIGRSSLLLASTTNNPQDASSVYTTTPSTLTVKLTDFGFAGPYETAAMDEEFVSRARTFGLHFRKGETSIATTNFALAEDFHALGFVGLALMLSCLAETSTSNTSAATTQSVPATDEDSLQRLLGEIFDKDVKGQFRDYVAAEDCWAKVVDLLDAQDGAGWTVLETLVLAREKAASQSTKDFDQIFNIRGLLSNPFFQQ, via the exons ATGAAACCTTTGACGTTGGTGTTATGGGCAGCTAGGTCCGCGACTGTGGTGGCCTTTGTCGTCCCAAAAACGGCCTCGTCCGTGTTCCTGACGCCACATCGGGacgcgacgacgaccacTACACGAGACACTCCGGACCCAGGCACACGACTCGACGCGGAGAAAATTCCCTGGACGTCCGATTTCGACGACTTTCCGAGCGACAACAGCAGTGGCAATAACAAccaggacgacgacgacgcgctGGAAACTTCGTTCCGCACTCTGTTTGCGTCCAAGCAAGACAAAGATCGGACCGCCATTCAATCGCGACAGCTCTCGCTCGGAAAAGATTTGGTACTCGAAAACTTTGTGGGAACCTTAGGCTTTGACGAAGTCACCGACTGGGAATAT TACTATCCCGAAGAAGACGGCGACGATCGCCGTGTGGTACAGCCTAATCCGTTCGATAGCTCGCAGCCGAAACGCACGCGTACCAGCAGTGGCTCGGTGGTCCGAATTTTTCGGGGAGAGTTGGTCGGACCCCTCGGGGCTCTCGTCTCCGCGCAGGGCAACGACAAACGCGTGTTGGTCAAGGAATACACCGGAACCCTGGCTTTGGCCCTCGCACAGGCCGAACTCGAATGTGTTGCGCAATTGCAGTCCAAACTGGTTGACGAAAACTGGAGCAAGGAAGCGTCGGCACGATCCGTCGCCTCTCGATTAGACAATGGACGATTGGCCTCGCTCGTGCCGAAACTGAAACGCGGCAAGTTTCTGGGAATATTGGGGGAAGTCAATTTGGCCGAGCTCGAGGATGACTGGGATCCCAACGAATTCTACCGAGCCCTCGGGGTCCAACCACCAAAACCGGACGCCATTTGGGTGGTTTCCGAATACGCTGGTCTCGCGTCATTACAAGCCTACACGTCGCAGACACCGCAACAGCGGTGGGCGAGTCTACCACCAGCCAAGGGCTTGTTCGGCAATCTCATTCCACCGGCCCCTTTGCCGTCTTGGGAAGCACGCGCCAAATATATTGTAAACGGTATTTTTCAACAAGCAGTGATGGCCATTGCGGATTTGCACGAAGCTGGATTCGTTCATCGCAGTATCGGACGGTCCAGTTTGCTGCTGGCCAGCACCACCAACAACCCACAGGACGCCAGCTCGGTTTACACTACCACGCCATCGACGTTGACCGTGAAATTGACCGACTTTGGCTTCGCCGGGCCTTACGAAACCGCCGCCATGGATGAGGAATTTGTCTCCCGGGCTCGAACTTTTGGACTTCACTTTCGCAAAGGAGAGACGTCAATTGCCACCACCAACTTTGCACTGGCAGAAGACTTTCACGCCTTGGGATTTGTTGGGCTTGCCTTGATGCTCTCGTGCTTGGCCGAAACGTCAACGTCAAACACCAGTGCGGCCACCACGCAATCTGTCCCAGCCACGGACGAGGATTCTCTTCAACGCTTGTTGGGGGAAATATTTGACAAGGATGTGAAAGGACAATTTCGCGATTATGTGGCTGCCGAAGACTGCTGGGCAAAGGTAGTGGATCTTTTGGACGCTCAAGATGGTGCCGGATGGACTGTGTTGGAGACGCTGGTGTTGGCTCGTGAAAAGGCCGCCTCTCAATCTACAAAAGATTTCGACCAAATCTTTAACATTCGTGGCCTGCTGTCGAATCCATTCTTTCAGCAATAG
- a CDS encoding predicted protein — translation DPVLAEWEREHEETTKIKNIESLVLGPYVMDAWYYSPFPKNYSNLKTLYVCEYCLTYMRKVSSYKHHRAHCTTRQPPGKRIYHQPLPNDEDASYLDVYELDGQDAKLYCQKLCLLAKLFLDHKTLYYDVTPFYFYVVAKVDDHGSHIVGYFSKEKVSGEGYNLACILTFPPYQKAGFGKFIISLSYELSKRENKTGSPEKPLSDLGKVSYRSYWTHVLLSVLYEHDPQQDLSIADLSLTTGIKQEDILSTLQQLEMIKVWKGQHVVYVKQAVLEEYRALNKRFRLCQPECLEWKPPD, via the exons GATCCGGTGCTGGCCGAATGGGAACGGGAACACGAGGAAACAaccaaaatcaaaaacaTTGAGTCGCTCGTGTTGGGACCGTACGTTATGGACGCCTGGTACTACAGTCCCTTTCCTAAGAATTACAGCAACCTGAAAACCCTGTACGTCTGTGAGTACTGTCTCACCTACATGCGCAAGGTCTCGTCCTATAAACACCACCGAGCGCACTGTACCACCCGCCAACCACCAGGAAAGCGCATTTATCACCAACCGCTACCCAACGATGAAGATGCTTCCTACTTGGATGTTTACGAGCTGGACGGACAGGATGCCAAGTTGTACTGTCAAAAGCTGTGTCTACTCGCCAAACTCTTTCTGGATCACAAGACCTTGTACTACGATGTAACCCCCTTTTATTTTTATGTGGTAGCCAAGGTTGACGACCATGGTTCGCACATTGTCGGCTATTtctccaaagaaaag GTGTCGGGGGAAGGCTATAATCTCGCGTGTATCTTGACCTTCCCTCCATACCAAAAAGCGGGATTTGGCAAATTCATCATTTCTCTCAGTTACGAATTATCCAAACGGGAGAATAAAACTGGATCCCCCGAAAAGCCCCTATCTGATCTCGGTAAGGTCTCGTACCGTTCGTATTGGACACACGTCCTGTTGAGTGTTTTGTACGAACACGACCCGCAACAGGATTTGTCCATTGCTGATTTATCTTTAACGACCGGTATCAAACAAGAAGATATTCTGTCGACTCTTCAACAACTCGAGATGATTAAAGTTTGGAAAGGGCAGCATGTCGTATATGTCAAACAAGCGGTGTTGGAGGAGTACCGAGCACTCAATAAGCGCTTTCGATTGTGTCAGCCAGAATGTTTGGAGTGGAAGCCTCCGGATGA
- a CDS encoding predicted protein, producing the protein MVDGQREVSYRPTPTGSPSRSGPPSMTVRARRRREESVRRLVADMQARRGEDETHEWLVASTIATALEQGLDRELHTELVQETKDNASRIGQICHDHANVFLSSVAQVAALGEPSAQLAQGLEEAYQTLESQTAGPLQQAVDQHKQAHKSLTQAKALSETLVACQLLATQLEKARKQALLGRPRAALAAVDQARTVLTQPLLVDASLNQNKETRLTLEQTPLGRRAQIVLPKLETEVLQAARRAWNRWWVQLRNGEQAKAGKAVLRQVGHAVATGPSQLSLGGNLPSSYVWRAQTAHNLVSRVDQKTSVARAARAAYWLDRDAAKEAQRIATITSHGLARKLESIAACLGWYRCWDASASLLLDLSEFNGTDAEGNLLVGSGSRHGSRHGLAGSRHGLRGSRHGKARSLGFRSTASRSQTTAPSTLSGAASGTNVATGKWAEVLLPAVLLSQTPSRREEDEILMSLPESVHPVRRAELAYRLLGRTDEFVQYYEQNRFNGGAEDAESERSALSALTGDDITLGSDRTFFSKTLPTLCASIVGFTAVEAALEVGTFAGDEEENTEESKESRAFAAVSRSPAAATGSTTLTASRLRESSERYERALTSELGDLIRERAKRSNLGELVRSSILMSSFRSSLKVVHPSSSSRRHDKDLLALDTEILLRALKISQDEQLRATTAIVAEDRKVPMLVADSSAAQKGRSMQQPTSGIPDPEEIGLPFGLNQMKQQPTKSSLQFQEQSQASFNRSAVDQAYTFSDSLPTVIRSLHARAIAMVVFALSQEELGQSFSAKKGSNAAGYVLDAIGEFVNVTSVGMKDSDNVVDEGSVEKAVQIMANIAALQHCLPRFLGTILRGMCHIGMIKAEELDETFVYAEMTLKSADKACDAQMGSTYSLVYEICRNKIDSHINYALENFNWVAKSVRDMPNAYCEGLIGYMRSVFNSLGPMDEGSRAGLHFSCCGHVSERLVKLLAGKPGDTATFDDSGLPPIARIDAFGIKNLALDCDELEKFADSTAIPQLRDCFNELRVLTSVMLDKDLPMLVMPENVAQRRRKYPILSMDKVGNILEKYVGTGLGDKLMGGSRKVDILFIDKKEVQQLIKIVRSQGI; encoded by the exons ATGGTGGATGGCCAACGGGAAGTCTCGTACCGCCCGACCCCGACGGGCAGTCCGTCGCGTTCCGGACCTCCCAGTATGACGGTCCGAGCCCGTCGACGCCGCGAAGAATCCGTACGTCGTTTGGTTGCCGATATGCAAGCTCGTCGAGGAGAAGACGAAACGCACGAATGGTTGGTCGCTTCCACAATCGCGACGGCCCTAGAACAAGGATTGGACCGAGAGTTGCACACGGAATTGGtgcaagaaacaaaagacaACGCCTCCCGGATTGGCCAAATCTGTCACGATCACGCCAACGTCTTCCTCTCCAGTGTTGCTCAAGTAGCGGCTTTGGGCGAGCCTTCGGCGCAGCTGGCGCAGGGATTAGAAGAAGCTTACCAGACGCTggaatcgcaaacggccgGACCCCTGCAACAAGCCGTGGATCAACACAAACAAGCCCACAAATCCCTGACGCAGGCCAAAGCACTTTCGGAAACGCTCGTGGCTTGTCAGCTTCTCGCGACGCAACTCGAAAAAGCCCGTAAACAGGCGTTGCTGGGACGTCCCCGGGCCGCACTGGCGGCCGTCGATCAAGCCCGCACCGTTCTAACACAACCACTCCTCGTGGACGCGAGTTTGAATCAAAATAAAGAAACACGATTGACGCTGGAACAAACCCCGCTTGGGCGTCGCGCCCAAATTGTTCTACCCAAGCTCGAAACCGAAGTCCTGCAAGCCGCTCGGCGGGCCTGGAATCGTTGGTGGGTACAACTCCGCAATGGCGAACAAGCGAAGGCTGGTAAGGCTGTACTCCGACAGGTGGGTCACGCCGTTGCCACGGGTCCGTCGCAGCTAAGTCTTGGGGGTAATCTGCCCTCGAGCTACGTCTGGCGGGCCCAGACTGCTCATAATCTCGTATCTCGGGTGGATCAGAAAACGTCCGTCGCCCGCGCGGCACGGGCGGCCTACTGGTTGGACCGGGACGCCGCTAAGGAAGCGCAACGCATCGCCACAATCACTTCTCACGGACTAGCCCGCAAACTCGAATCGATCGCCGCCTGTCTCGGATGGTACCGTTGCTGGGATGCCTCGGCTTCGCtgcttttggatttgtcGGAGTTCAACGGGACGGACGCGGAAGGCAACTTGTTGGTGGGGAGTGGCTCTCGACACGGATCCCGACACGGATTGGCGGGATCGCGTCACGGTTTGCGGGGGTCACGACACGGAAAAGCCCGATCGCTGGGTTTTCGGTCCACAGCGTCGCGCTCCCAAACTACCGCTCCGAGCACGCTGAGTGGTGCTGCGTCAGGGACCAATGTGGCTACCGGCAAATGGGCCGAAGTATTGCTTCCGGCAGTGTTACTTTCGCAAACACCCTCCCG CCGtgaggaagacgaaatcCTCATGTCCCTTCCTGAATCGGTACACCCTGTAAGACGGGCAGAATTAGCGTATCGTCTCTTGGGTCGGACGGACGAGTTTGTGCAGTACTATGAACAGAATCGCTTTAATGGTGGTGCCGAGGACGCAGAAAGCGAGCGATCGGCACTCTCTGCGCTTACAGGCGACGACATCACCTTGGGATCTGATCGTACGTTCTTCAGCAAGACCCTACCAACCTTGTGCGCTTCGATTGTCGGATTTACCGCCGTCGAAGCGGCCTTGGAAGTCGGGACGTTCGCTGGAGATGAAGAGGAAAACActgaagaaagcaaagaatcACGAGCGTTTGCCGCGGTTTCTCGTTCGCCTGCTGCAGCGACAGGTAGCACGACCTTGACAGCCAGTCGACTACGGGAATCTTCCGAACGCTATGAACGAGCCCTGACGAGCGAGCTGGGTGATTTGATTCGCGAGCGTGCCAAGCGTAGCAATCTAGGTGAACTGGTCCGCTCCTCAATTCTCATGTCGAGCTTCCGTTCATCTCTCAAAGTAGTCCATCCGAGTTCGTCTTCCCGTCGGCACGACAAGGACCTACTGGCTTTGGACACGGAAATCCTCCTAAGAGCCCTCAAAATTTCGCAAGATGAACAGCTCCGCGCAACTACTGCAATTGTGGCGGAGGATCGCAAGGTCCCCATGCTAGTAGCGGATTCTTCTGCTGctcaaaaaggaagatcCATGCAGCAACCCACATCGGGAATCCCCGACCCCGAAGAAATTGGCTTGCCTTTTGGTTTGAACCAAATGAAGCAGCAACCTACAAAATCCAGTTTGCAGTTTCAAGAACAATCTCAAGCATCTTTCAATCGATCGGCCGTCGACCAAGCTTACACCTTTTCCGACTCCTTACCTACTGTGATTCGGTCCTTGCACGCCCGAGCCATTGCTATGGTTGTATTTGCTCTGAGTCAGGAGGAGTTGGGTCAATCCTTTTCTGCAAAGAAGGGAAGTAATGCGGCCGGATACGTCTTGGATGCCATTGGCGAGTTTGTCAACGTGACATCTGTTGGCATGAAGGACAGTGATAATGTCGTGGACGAAGGATCCGTCGAAAAGGCCGTACAAATTATGGCCAATATTGCTGCTCTGCAGCATTGTCTTCCTCGCTTTCTAGGTACTATTCTCCGAGGCATGTGTCATATAGGAATGATTAAAGCTGAGGAATTGGACGAAACGTTTGTGTACGCTGAAATGACGCTCAAGTCAGCTGACAAAGCTTGCGACGCGCAGATGGGTAGCACGTACAGTTTGGTCTATGAGATTTGCCGTAACAAGATTGATTCGCACATCAACTATGCCTTGGAAAACTTCAACTGGGTCGCAAAATCGGTGCGTGATATGCCGAACGCCTATTGCGAAGGGCTGATCGGGTACATGCGATCCGTTTTCAATTCGTTGGGTCCAATGGACGAAGGATCTAGGGCTGGACTCCATTTTTCATGCTGTGGTCATGTTTCGGAACGTCTTGTCAAGTTGTTAGCTGGAAAACCCGGTGATACCGCCACATTCGACGACTCTGGTCTACCGCCAATCGCACGCATTGATGCCTTTGGTATAAAAAATTTGGCGTTGGACTGCGATGAGTTGGAAAAGTTTGCCGATTCAACGGCCATTCCTCAGTTGCGCGACTGTTTCAACGAGCTTCGAGTGCTGACTTCTGTGATGCTGGACAAGGACCTTCCTATGCTTGTTATGCCAGAGAATGTAGCTCAACGTCGACGAAAATACCCTATTCTGAGTATGGACAAGGTTGGTaacattttggaaaagtacgTAGGCACTGGGTTGGGTGACAAACTTATGGGAGGCTCTCGCAAAGTGGATATTCTTTTTAttgacaaaaaagaagtTCAACAACTGATCAAAATTGTGCGATCACAGGGTATTTAA
- the PGAM_1 gene encoding phosphoglycerate mutase (two Phosphoglycerate mutase 1 domains (COG0588, GpmA, residues 176-395 and 572-807) contained in a single ORF, putative bipartite targeting presequence, signal and transit peptide-like domains predicted at N-terminus), whose translation MDAITMRKLTLTMAVLLIVSGCEALLVFLPRRSPFTVISTRSSTNSAGLLHLHSKANESDGLEGKWIKVSSALDEGVDAANEEKEGAFLSSDYNSMNGYNTDLNRYHTMLRERGTFVEALFGQRRSFVIAKRDGDENEDGWRDMRRQRRPLWKHLLRLPISVAKNVLWKPPQPGTLILIRHGQSVWNSNKTFTGWADPDLSELGLREVEHAARLLLEGGYEIDVVFTSRLKRAIRSVWIILQELEEVYLPVFKSWRLNERMYGALTGLSKKETAEQLGSSIVQEWRGSLKSRPPALTPTHPFWPGKDRKYADLSSDQIPMTESLMDCMERTAPVWEDKIMYELRKGRNVMVVAHANTLRGLVKTIDGVSDEDIREVAIPTGIPIIYKFDENMKSIPPEGDRQTKSQIHMKGLFLEQPGLLKEALAREEEWSKQVPGYNPTMAKETSMTSLERSLFKLQAEREMNEWAGQFIDPDAPHEDDGNDGNEGKPMQWQDSIWAKGMNSVKSGEPFDPDTVDFHENKDMKHVDDLEDVPSENEVVANMVRNQPCITSFPSAYMIPGMGSVPVRRDAVIVIIRHGKTEHNKLGLFTGWEDAPLAREGVDEAREAGRLLKAHGFEFDVVYTSWLSRAIETAWHVIDEMDALWLPIVKTWRLNERMYGKLTGLSKQMVRQRHGPTQFKKWRRGYKDPPPPVSSFSQHYPGNDPRYEKYLNDIRYSASESIIRSIEKGRPTLHRKLPKSESLKNCMDRTIPFFTERIVPEAIDQGKRVLISSSENAIRGLLMHLCEIPEDKITELEIPNGLPLVFDLRSKCVKLLDDGTGRDPLEVHNFGKAASYLFRPCEDEDGNPDEECDIRFATDERFVLTNDDHATIAAIKKQIVSRNEAVLAE comes from the exons ATGGACGCAATCACAATGCGGAAGTTAACCCTAACTATGGCAGTCTTGCTGATAGTTAGCGGGTGTGAGGCGCTCCTAGTTTTTCTTCCTCGCCGATCCCCATTCACTGTAATTTCGACTCGATCTTCCACGAATTCGGCTGGGTTGCTTCATCTGCATAGCAAAGCCAACGAGTCGGATGGTTTGGAAGGGAAATGGATCAAAGTGTCTTCCGCTCTGGACGAAGGTGTCGATGCAGCgaatgaagaaaaggaaggcgcCTTTCTGTCAAGCGATTACAACAGCATGAATGGTTACAATACTGATCTAAATCGATACCATACCATGTTGCGTGAACGGGGAACATTCGTGGAAGCGCTCTTCGGACAACGCCGATCGTTTGTTATTGCTAAGCGTGATGGCGACGAAAATGAGGATGGATGGCGCGACATGCGACGTCAAAGGCGTCCACTTTGGAAACACTTGCTACGATTACCCATTTCGGTGGCCAAAAACGTGCTTTGGAAGCCTCCCCAGCCAGGGACATTGATTTTGATTCGCCACGGACAATCCGTGTggaattccaacaaaactTTTACGGGGTGG GCGGATCCTGATTTATCAGAACTCGGCTTGCGAGAAGTCGAGCACGCTGCAcgattgttgttggaagGTGGGTACGAGATTGATGTGGTCTTTACGTCCCGTTTGAAGCGAGCAATCCGATCCGTCTGGATTATTTTGCAAGAACTTGAGGAGGTATATTTGCCTGTCTTTAAAAGTTGGCGACTGAATGAACGCATGTACGGAGCTCTAACGGGTCTGAGCAAAAAAGAAACCGCCGAGCAGCTCGGTTCCAGTATTGTGCAGGAATGGCGAGGCTCTTTGAAGTCGCGGCCTCCGGCCTTGACACCAACTCATCCGTTTTGGCCGGGCAAGGATCGCAAATATGCGGACTTGTCGTCTGATCAAATACCGATGACGGAATCACTCATGGATTGTATGGAACGCACAGCACCAGTTTGGGAAGATAAAATCATGTACGAACTGCGCAAAGGTCGGAATGTCATGGTGGTAGCGCATGCCAATACACTGAGGGGGCTTGTCAAAACAATCGATGGTGTCAGCGACGAGGATATCCGAGAGGTTGCGATTCCAACAGGTATTCCAATCATTTACAAATTTGATGAAAACATGAAGTCAATTCCTCCAGAAGGTGATCGACAGACCAAAAGTCAGATTCACATGAAGGGATTGTTTCTTGAGCAACCCGGGTTACTTAAAGAAGCTCTTGCTCGGGAAGAGGAGTGGTCAAAACAAGTCCCAGGTTATAACCCAACCATGGCAAAAGAGACATCGATGACTTCTTTGGAGCGGAGCTTGTTTAAACTACAAGCAGAGCGAGAAATGAACGAATGGGCAGGTCAATTCATCGATCCGGACGCTCCACATGAAGACGACGGGAATGATGGGAATGAAGGCAAACCGATGCAATGGCAAGATTCTATCTGGGCCAAGGGGATGAACAGTGTGAAATCTGGAGAACCCTTTGATCCGGACACAGTCGACTTTCACGAAAATAAAGATATGAAGCATGTAGATGATCTGGAAGATGTACCGTCTGAGAACGAGGTTGTGGCAAACATGGTAAGAAATCAACCCTGTATCACCTCATTTCCAAGCGCTTACATGATTCCTGGTATGGGCAGCGTACCCGTTCGCCGGGACGCTGTGATTGTCATAATTCGTCACGGCAAGACGGAACACAACAAACTGGGTCTATTTACAGGCTGGGAAGATGCCCCTCTAGCTAGGGAAGGTGTCGATGAAGCGCGCGAAGCCGGTCGTCTTCTCAAAGCACACGGTTTTGAGTTTGATGTTGTCTACACAAGCTGGCTGTCTCGAGCAATTGAAACTGCGTGGCACGTGATCGATGAAATGGATGCCTTGTGGTTGCCGATTGTGAAAAC ATGGCGATTGAATGAAAGGATGTACGGGAAATTGACTGGCTTGTCAAAGCAAATGGTGCGTCAACGCCATGGTCCCACTCAGTTTAAGAAATGGCGTCGGGGATATAAGGACCCTCCTCCGCCTGTATCATCTTTCTCTCAGCACTATCCTGGGAACGATCCGCGGTACGAAAAGTACTTAAACGATATTCGATATTCTGCTAGTGAAAGTATTATTCGCAGTATCGAAAAGGGTAGACCAACGCTGCACcggaaattgccgaaatCGGAATCCTTAAAGAATTGCATGGATAGAACCATTCCGTTCTTTACCGAGCGAATTGTTCCAGAGGCCATTGATCAAGGTAAACGTGTATTGATTTCTAGTAGTGAGAACGCAATTCGCGGTTTGCTTATGCACCTTTGTGAGATACCTGAAGACAAGATTACAGAGCTTGAGATCCCTAACGGCCTTCCTCTTGTATTCGATTTGCGGTCAAAGTGCGTGAAGCTGCTAGATGATGGCACCGGGCGCGATCCATTGGAAGTCCACAACTTTGGGAAGGCGGCAAGTTATCTCTTTAGACCGTGcgaggacgaagacggaAATCCAGACGAAGAGTGCGATATTCGGTTTGCCACTGATGAACGATTCGTCCTAACGAACGATGATCATGCTACTATTGCGGCTATCAAGAAGCAAATTGTATCACGTAACGAAGCTGTCCTCGCTGAATAG